GAAGATTTCTTCGGCGCATCCACCGGACGCTCGCGCCGTCGCCGCGGCACCCCGGGGTCCGACCTGAAATACACGCTCGAGATTTCCCTCGAGGAGGTGCTGACCGGGAAGGACGCGAAGATCAAGGTGCCCCATTGGGAGGACTGTTCGGCGTGCCGGGGGACCGGCGCCAAGGGCGCCACCGCCATCGCCACATGCCCGGGCTGCAAAGGCGCGGGCCAGATCCGATTCCAACAGGGGTTTTTCGCGGTCAGCCGCACGTGTTCGCAGTGCCGGGGGCAAGGCAAGATCATCACCGAACCCTGCCCTACGTGCCGCGGTGAGCGACGAACCCAGCATGATCGCACCCTGTCGGTATGGATTCCCGCCGGCGTCGAAGATGGGACCAACCTTCGCCTGACCGGAAAAGGCGAACCAGGCGAAGGTGGCGCACCCCCCGGCGACCTCTACGTCGTCATCGCGATCAAATCGCACCCCATCTTCACCCGGGACGGACCGAACTTGATCTGCGACGCGCCCGTCACCTTCGCGAAAGCCGCCCTGGGCGGCAAACTCGAGGCGACCACGTTGGAGGGTAAACCCGTTACCCTGAAGATCCCA
This Nitrospirota bacterium DNA region includes the following protein-coding sequences:
- the dnaJ gene encoding molecular chaperone DnaJ produces the protein MATTRDYYELLGVPRTASDDDLKKAYRKLAMKYHPDRNPGDKAAEAHFKEINEAYGVLSDAEKRRTYDRYGPEAFAGAGSGAGFGGFDANVGDIFNDIFEDFFGASTGRSRRRRGTPGSDLKYTLEISLEEVLTGKDAKIKVPHWEDCSACRGTGAKGATAIATCPGCKGAGQIRFQQGFFAVSRTCSQCRGQGKIITEPCPTCRGERRTQHDRTLSVWIPAGVEDGTNLRLTGKGEPGEGGAPPGDLYVVIAIKSHPIFTRDGPNLICDAPVTFAKAALGGKLEATTLEGKPVTLKIPAGTPPGKVFKFRGHGLPDMHGGGRGDLLVRIRLVVPTKLSGRQRELLEELAKLEGEDVNGEPVGIFEKVKNLFD